The window CCACCGACGAACAACAGCGTTCCGCCGTCGCGCACTTTGCCCCGGCCGTACTTCGCGATGGCGAGGGTCATGGCCAGACGCTCGCCGAAGTGCCGACTGGTATCGGTCACGTCCATGTCGTCCAGGGGGGCGTACGACGGTCCGCCCGCCGTCGACAGGACGTGGTCGACCGTATGGGGCAGATCTCCGAAGAACCGCTGGACACGGTCCGTGTCACCGGCGTCGAACGCTGCCGTGCTCAAGGGCCGGATCTCGGCCGCGGCCCTGTCCAGCCGTTGCCGGTCGCGTCCGACCATCACCACCTGGCCTCCGGCTGCCCGCACTTGGCGCGCGGTCTCGAGGCCCATCCCCGAACTCGCGCCGATCACCACGACGATCTGGTCGACGAGCTCCTGGGACCGGTCCGGCTTGCTGCCCATCAATGCCTCCGGATGATCGAGGCGGCAACGAGGTGGGGAGCCGATCCGGGTGGGACGGCGTCCCCGCGGGGGCCGTCACCGCAACCCTGTCGGGGCGGGCCGCCACCCGGCTGCCCTCCAGCCCTCGCATCCACCACCGGTGCAGCCGACTTGTCGAGCGTCGGCGGAACCCTCGCGAACCGCACTGCCGCCGGGCCCGCCACGGCGTGTCCGGCTTTCCTCGAACGTACCTCGCGAGGCGATGCGCCACCAGCGGGAGCGGTGTCACCTCGTACGCGCCGGGAGCCGAAATCGTCTACCCACCGCCGCCGCGCGGGACATGTCCGTCAACCCGGTCAGGGAATTCAGGGGTTGTCTTTGCCGGGGGGAACACGACCCTCGGGCCGTATCTGTTGCCCGCAGGATCATGCGGTGGTGGGATGGAGATGCTTTGTTTCGAAGCTCTCGTTCCGAAGCTCCGGTTTCGAATCCGAAGGACCGGGCGAGCCGAGGCGGTGGCCCGCACCGTATTCGCCGGTGGTCGAGAGCGACAGCGGCCGGATGAGAATCCGGACCGCCTTCCCATCATCGGCCTGCGGTCGCCCGTGGGTCGCCGCTCCGGGAGTTCGGAGACACTCATGAACACCTACCGGGCCGCGCAGGTCGCCACCCCGAACGGCAATTTCGAGGTCGTGGAGCGCGAAATTCCCCATCCAGGCCCCCGGCACGTGCGGCTGGCCGTCGAGGCCTGCGGGATCTGCCACAGCGACGACGTGTTCGTCACCGCCGGGCTCCCCGGCGTGCGGTTCCCGCTGGTCCCGGGGCACGAGGTCGCCGGTCGCATCGAGGAGCTGGGGGAGGGGGCGCAGGAACATCAGTGGAACGTGGGAGACCGCGTGACGGTGGGGTGGTTCGGAGGGAGCTGCGGATACTGCGTTCCGTGCCGACAGGGCGACTTCATGGTCTGCGAGAACATCAAGATCCCCGGATGGGCATACGACGGGGGGTACGCCGAGAGCATGATCGCGCCGATCGACGCCCTGGCGCGCATCCCCGACGCCCTGACGGCCGCCGAAGCGGGGCCCATGGCCTGCGCGGGCGTCACGACCTTCGACGGACTGCGGCGTAGTTCCGCCGGCCCCGGCGACCTGGTGGCGGTGCTGGGACTCGGCGGGCTCGGCCATCTCGGTGTGCAGTTCGCACGGGCCATGGGCTTCGAGACGGTGGCCATCGCCCGTGGTGCCGAGAAGGGTGAACTGGCCAGGGAACTGGGGGCCCATCACTACATCGACAGCACGGCCGGTACGCCCGTCGCCGAAGCGCTGCAGGCTCTGGGGGGCGCGAAGGCCGTCCTCGCCACTGCCGGCAGTTCGGAGGCCATCTCGGCGACGGTGGACGGCCTGCGCCCCCGAGGCGAACTCACGGTCATCGGAGTCTCGCCCGAGAACTTCGACATCAGTCCGCTGCAGATCATCCTGAGCGGACGCGTCCTGCGGGGACACCCCTCCGGGACCGCACGAGCGGTGCAGGACACCATGGAGTTCAGCGCACTGCACGGCATTCGCCCCGTGGTCGAGACGATGCCACTCGCCGAGACCGGCACGGCCTACCGCAAGATGCTCTCGGGTTCCGCCCGCTTCCGGATGGTCCTGACCACCGGCTGACCCTCTCCCTCGGACCCTCTTCCTTGCGAGGATGCCCCGTCAGTCCCGCGTCTGCGCCGGGAGCCGTGAGACGTGGTACTGACGGATCTTCCAGCCCTCGTCGTCTCGCTGTACCACCAGCGACATACGCATCCGCACCTCGGGTCGCGCTCCGCCGGTGACGGTGACATCGGCGAAACCGCAGGTGACGCCCGGCCCGATCGTGTAGCTGTGGAGAGGGACGACATCGGCACGCCGACCGTCCGCGACGGCCCGGTAGTACGAGCGCACAGCATCGCGGCCGGTGGTGACGGACGGCCCGAAGCCCTGGAACAGGGCGTCCTGGGTGAAGAGGTCCGCCATCTCGTCCGGCCGGTGGCTGTCGAAGGCGTGCTTCCAGCGTGCGAGGACTTCCTCGAGGGCATCGGTCACGGCCCGACTCCCGTCGGCCGCGCGGTGTACGCGCCTTCGTACAGGGTGGCGGTCGCCGTGTGCACGAGGAACTCCTCTGCGCGGTCCCACGACCAGCCGTTGTCGACCACCAGCGAGCGCCAGCCGCCGGGCCCGAACCAGAACCACAGGAGGTCCGCGGTCTCCTGCTCGGTGCCGGCCGGTGCGGGGGTGAGCGCGTGGAGGTGGCGCGCGCCGGCGCGGAGGGCGTCACGGTACGCGGCCGTGGCGCGCTGCCGCAGGGCGTCGCCGTTCTCGTGGACGGGCAGAGCCTTGTGGATCGCCTCGTGCACGCAGAAGTGCCCCTCGTTGCCGGCGCGGGTGCCGTGGGCCAGGGTCTCGATCACCGCCTTCGGCGAGCTTTGGCCGAGTACCTCCTGAACGGCGTCTTCGTACCCGGACGCCGCCACACCCTGATCGACGATCCGGTCCAGGATGTCGCCCTTGCTGCCCGTGCTCGCGAACACCGTCTTGGGGGAGACTCCGGCGGCGGAGGCGATGTCCGCGACGGTCACCAGGCCGTATCCGCGTTCTGCGAACAGCTCTGTGGCCCGCAGCAGAATCTGCTCGCGCGTACGTGCAGCCGCCTGTTCCCTCAGGGGAGAGGCGTAGGGGCGCTTGTGAGGCATTGGGGCATTCTATGCCGGGCCGCGCATTCCTCATCGGGCACGGGCTGACCGGCAATCCCGGGACGGAGGGCACCGGGCCTTCGGGTGCTGAGGACCGGACCGTAACGGAACGCCCCCCTGTGATGCTGCTCCGTCAGATGCCGGATCCGACGGGAATGCTCCAGATGAATATATTTGACTGGGCAAGCATGTCGCGTTACGTTTCACGCCGAAGCGCGTTGCACAATGCGTTTCTGCAATGATCCACGAAGGGATTTCGCATGGTCAAGATCGGTATCATCCTTGGTAGCACCCGCCCGGGCCGTAATGGTGAGGCGGTGGCGCGTTGGGTGTACGACGTCGCTTCGCAGCGCACGGACGTCGAGTTCGAGCTGGTTGATCTGCTGGACTACAACCTGCCGCACCTCGACGAGATGATGCCGCCGTCGATGGGTCAGTACGCGCAGCCGCACACGCAGGCGTGGGCGAGCAAGATCGCTTCGTTCGACGGTTTCGTCATGGTGACGCCGGAGTACAACCACTCGACGTCGGGTGCGCTGAAGAACGCGATCGACTTCCTGTACGGGGAGTGGAACAACAAGGCTGTCGGGTTCGTGGGTTACGGCTCGGTGGGTGGTACGCGTGCGGTGGAGCACCTGCGTCTGATCGCGGCGGAGCTGCAGATGGCGGACGTGCGTGCGCAGGTGGCGCTGTCGCTGTTCACGGACTTCGAGAACTTCAGCACGTTCAAGCCCGGTCAGCACCAGGTCGACTCGCTGAACGCGACGCTGGACCAGGTCCAGGCCTGGAGCGCGGCCCTCGCCCCGCTCCGCGCCGCCTGACGGCCCGACGTTCTGCCTCGTCTGTGGGGGCCGCCTCAGGCGGCCCCCACAGACGTGGACACCCCCCAATGAGCATGATTCGTGCGCGGCAGCAGGGCCCGGCCGAAGCGCGTGATTCAGAGGTTCGCGACCGATCATTTTCTTCGTTGAGCAAGTAAAGTGGGACCATGTCACATATCGCACAGCATTCGAACCCTGCTGAGCCGGAGCCCAAGCCCCTCAACGCCGAAGAAGAGGCCGTCGTACGCTCGCTGAACCGGGTCATCTATGCGCTCCCTCGTGCGATCGACGCCGACATGCTGCGGGAGCAGCGGATCTCGCTTGTTGAGTACCTGGCACTGGCGAACCTCTCCGAGGCTCCCGGAGAGCAGCTTCGGATGAGCGATCTCGCAGCCGCTGTCGAGATGTCGCTCAGCGGCATGACGCGGCTGGCGACCCGGCTGGAGAGCCAAGGGCTGCTCGAGCGTGTCAGAGCGACGAACGACGCCCGCGGGTGGAACGCCATCCTGACCCCTGTGGGCCGCGAACGCCTGGAGAGGGCCTGGCCCACCAATCTGGCCTCCTTGCGCCGGCACTTCCTCGATCATCTGACCGGCCTCGACCTCACGAAGCTCGCAGCGGCACTGAGCGAGATCGCCACCTGACGAAGTGGTGCGCCCTGGGCAGGGCTCCACCGCCGGCTCCCACGGCTGCGCAGGGATTGCGATCACTGCCGCGAGCGGCCGGGGACGGACGACCCCGGAGCACGGCCGACATGACGGCTCCGGGTGGCGGGACTAACCTGTTGGGGTGAACCGGCAGCCGGCGAGGCGGCGCCTCGCGGGCCGCAGGTCGCGATCGTGCCGCCGTCGAACAGTTCTGGACCGTCTCCGGAATCTTCCGGAACGGCTGCCGCACTCGGCGGTGGATGACTCGGGGTCGTGTGCATCCTCGGGGCCGTGTGACGCCTCCGCTTCACACTCCGCACGCGGGCGGGCGTCGAGCACCGGACGTGGGTGCTCCGCGCAGCGGGGCGGTCGGGCGTCGTGCCTGCTCATCGGCGTCGGGCGCGACCCTCGGGGCGGAATATTCGGCGCCTCCTGTGCTTTGAGTGAAGACGAGTCCGATCACGGCATTCCCTGGGCGATGCCGGTTCGGAGGGACTGGTCGCAGATGCCGTGCTCAGGAGGCCGCCGACGGAGTGCCCGGCGCGCCCTCCCGCCGGGAGAACACCCAGCGGGACGACGGGCCACCGGAGTGGGTGGCACAGGCGTGAACAGGGGGAGGAGGGGGCCGACGCCTCCCTGGTCCTCGCCTGGGCGGAGAGTGTGGCGTCGTTCGGCTACGGCCCCGGGGCCACGGCATTCGTCTCCGGAGCGTCGGCGGCCCACGACGCCACCCGGAGGCGGTGACCGCCGTCCGAGCGGATCCGGAGGGGTCCGCTCCTCGTGCCGTGCACCATTGATTTCCCGAGTTGAAAGAGAGACACAGGCTATGAGCGACGTTGAGCAGAAGGCATGGCTCGCCGGGGGCTGCTTCTGGGGAATGCAGGACCTGATTCGCGCGCTCCCCGGCGTCACCGCGACCCGAGTGGGGTACAGCGGTGGTGACGTGCCGAACGCGACGTACCGCAATCACGGGAATCACGCCGAGGCGATCGAGATCGCCTTCGACCCCGCGGTGACCGACTACCGCAACATCCTGGAGTACTTCTTCCAGATCCACGATCCGAGCACGAGGAACCGGCAGGGCGGCGACATCGGCGCGAGCTACCGTTCCGCCATCTTCTACCTCGACGACGAGCAGCGGCGCATCGCCGAGGACACCATCGCCGATGTGGACGCCTCGGGTCTGTGGCCCGGCAAGGTGGTGACCGAGGTCGCCCCGGCCGGTGACTTCTGGGAGGCCGAGACGGAGCACCAGGACTACCTGCAGAAGTACCCGGAGGGGTACACCTGCCACTTCCCGCGTCCCGGATGGAAGCTGCCGAAGCGCGCCGAAGCGTGATGCGGCACTGAGAAGCAGGAGGACGGGCCTCCCGCCCGGATCACCCCGGATTCGCGGGGTGTGATCCGGACGGGAGGCCCGGGCCGTCCGGACCGCCAGGGGCGGCCCGGGCGTCCGGCCGGTCGCCGTGGCCCGCCAGATAGCTGACCACCGTGTTGGCCACGGCCACGAGCGGCACTGCGACGACGGCGCCGCCGATGCCCGCCACGAAGCCACCGGCAGCCACCGAGAGGATGACCGCCAGCGGGTGCACACGCACCGCGTGCCCGAGGATGAATGGCTGGAGGATGTGCCCCTCGAGCTGCTGGACGGCGAGCACGATGAGCAGCACCAGGAGCGCCTTGAATACCCCCTCGGCCACGAGTGCCACGACGACGGCCAGCGCTCCCGACACCACGGCTCCCACCAGCGGGACGAACGCCGCGGCGAAGATGATGACGGCCAGGGGCAGGGCGAGCGGGACGCCGAGGATGTAGATTCCCAGACCGATGCAGGCCGCGTCGATGAACGCGATGGCGGCGGTGCCGTGGACGTACGCGGTCAGGGTGTGCCAGGCGCGCGGGCCGGCGCCGTGAAGCGCGGGGCGTGCGGCGGCGGGAGCGAGCCTGAGGGTCCAGGCCCAGATGCGCGCCCCGTCGTACAGCAGGAACAACGTCGAGAACAGGGTCAGCAGGACTCCGGCGATCAGTTCCACGACGAGGGTGAAGCCCTGGATGCCGGCGTCGGTGAGCTGCCCGGTTCGGGAACTGATGCTCTTGCCGATCCGGTCCGTGGCGCTGTCGATCTGCTTCTCCGTGATGTGGAAAGGACTTTCGACCAGCCAGCGCTTGATGTCGTCGACGCCGTCCTCGATACGACCGGACAGATCGTCGAAGTTGTTCATCACCTGCCAGACGACGAACCATCCGACCAGGCCCAGCAGCACGAACCCGCACAGTGCCGTCAGAACCGTGGCGAACCCCTGGGGCACGCCGTGCCGGTGGAGGCGGGCCACCGTCGGCTGGAGTAGCGCAGTGATGAGGATGGCCGCGACCAGCGCGAGCGCGATGACGTGGACAGCGCTGATCACCTGACCGAGCACGTACAGGCCGGCCGCGATGACGAGGAGGCGCCACCCGGCCTCCGCTGCCACGCGAAGACCCCACGGGATCACGGTCGCCGCGGGCTCCGGCCTGACACGGGCGCGAGGAGCGGGATACGGCGACTGCGCGGTGGCCCCCGGGGCGGCGGTCTGCGCGGCTTCCGGCCGTCGTCGCGCCTCTCTCCGCTCGGAACGGAGGCGCTCGAACCTTTTCCTGAACCGCACGGCCGCCCCTGTTTCTCAGATGAGGAGCTCTCTCGCGACAGGTGCTCCGCTCCTGCGGGTGGGTGACTCAGCTGTCTCCTGTAAGTAGGAAGAGATTCAATACCAGGCAGTGGCCGACATGCCCGCGCCCGGTGCCGTACGGGCGGTTGATCACTCGTTCGGGTCATGGGGGAACACGGCCCGATGTCCGTGACGCGCGTGCTACTCGAATCGCTCCCATGCCCGGTCGAGTTCGGCCTGCGCGATGATCCGCTCCCTCCTCTGTGCCTCCCACTCCTCCAGGACGCCGCGCAGGGCTGAGAGCACCGTGCTCACCGGCCTCCCGACAGCGGCACCGGGACTGTGTGTCTCGGCGCCGGGCATCCCGACAGCCTCGGTGAGCGCGCTCAGCACGGGTTCCGCCGACTGCCTGCGCTCCGTCGCGCGACGACGGCCGGGGGAGTCGGTCAGGGTGATCTCGCGGCGCCGGAACGGGTGTCCCGGGGGCCGCTGCCGGATGGTGAGACCACTCGGCTCAAGGGTCCCCGTGTAGGCGTCGGCCAGCGCGCGATCCCGGCGCCACAGCCAGTCGCCGACGAGTTCGAAGGGCTCGGACCCGGTCAACGACGAGGCTGCCTGCTACAGGAACCGGTCGCTGGGCACCGCTCCCCGCCCCGGCACTATGCGCCCCCCGTCCAGGTCGACGGCCCCCGCCCCGAGCAGATCGATCAGTTCCGCGGCCGCGAGCGCGAGGGCGAGCCTCTCCGGCTCCACGGGATGATCGGGCGCCTCGTCGATGGTGATCATGAGGAGGT is drawn from Streptomyces sp. NBC_00178 and contains these coding sequences:
- a CDS encoding SDR family oxidoreductase, coding for MGSKPDRSQELVDQIVVVIGASSGMGLETARQVRAAGGQVVMVGRDRQRLDRAAAEIRPLSTAAFDAGDTDRVQRFFGDLPHTVDHVLSTAGGPSYAPLDDMDVTDTSRHFGERLAMTLAIAKYGRGKVRDGGTLLFVGGTGGRRPGIGRSVTAAMTAALPALTANLALELAPVRVNLIAAGFVDTPLSASLLGDRIEARRAELRASLPIRRVVGPQDVASLAVHLMCNEALTGATYDIDGGQQLLST
- a CDS encoding alcohol dehydrogenase catalytic domain-containing protein — protein: MNTYRAAQVATPNGNFEVVEREIPHPGPRHVRLAVEACGICHSDDVFVTAGLPGVRFPLVPGHEVAGRIEELGEGAQEHQWNVGDRVTVGWFGGSCGYCVPCRQGDFMVCENIKIPGWAYDGGYAESMIAPIDALARIPDALTAAEAGPMACAGVTTFDGLRRSSAGPGDLVAVLGLGGLGHLGVQFARAMGFETVAIARGAEKGELARELGAHHYIDSTAGTPVAEALQALGGAKAVLATAGSSEAISATVDGLRPRGELTVIGVSPENFDISPLQIILSGRVLRGHPSGTARAVQDTMEFSALHGIRPVVETMPLAETGTAYRKMLSGSARFRMVLTTG
- a CDS encoding YybH family protein, which produces MTDALEEVLARWKHAFDSHRPDEMADLFTQDALFQGFGPSVTTGRDAVRSYYRAVADGRRADVVPLHSYTIGPGVTCGFADVTVTGGARPEVRMRMSLVVQRDDEGWKIRQYHVSRLPAQTRD
- a CDS encoding TetR/AcrR family transcriptional regulator — encoded protein: MPHKRPYASPLREQAAARTREQILLRATELFAERGYGLVTVADIASAAGVSPKTVFASTGSKGDILDRIVDQGVAASGYEDAVQEVLGQSSPKAVIETLAHGTRAGNEGHFCVHEAIHKALPVHENGDALRQRATAAYRDALRAGARHLHALTPAPAGTEQETADLLWFWFGPGGWRSLVVDNGWSWDRAEEFLVHTATATLYEGAYTARPTGVGP
- a CDS encoding NADPH-dependent FMN reductase, yielding MVKIGIILGSTRPGRNGEAVARWVYDVASQRTDVEFELVDLLDYNLPHLDEMMPPSMGQYAQPHTQAWASKIASFDGFVMVTPEYNHSTSGALKNAIDFLYGEWNNKAVGFVGYGSVGGTRAVEHLRLIAAELQMADVRAQVALSLFTDFENFSTFKPGQHQVDSLNATLDQVQAWSAALAPLRAA
- a CDS encoding MarR family winged helix-turn-helix transcriptional regulator, with the translated sequence MSHIAQHSNPAEPEPKPLNAEEEAVVRSLNRVIYALPRAIDADMLREQRISLVEYLALANLSEAPGEQLRMSDLAAAVEMSLSGMTRLATRLESQGLLERVRATNDARGWNAILTPVGRERLERAWPTNLASLRRHFLDHLTGLDLTKLAAALSEIAT
- the msrA gene encoding peptide-methionine (S)-S-oxide reductase MsrA; this translates as MSDVEQKAWLAGGCFWGMQDLIRALPGVTATRVGYSGGDVPNATYRNHGNHAEAIEIAFDPAVTDYRNILEYFFQIHDPSTRNRQGGDIGASYRSAIFYLDDEQRRIAEDTIADVDASGLWPGKVVTEVAPAGDFWEAETEHQDYLQKYPEGYTCHFPRPGWKLPKRAEA
- a CDS encoding AI-2E family transporter codes for the protein MRFRKRFERLRSERREARRRPEAAQTAAPGATAQSPYPAPRARVRPEPAATVIPWGLRVAAEAGWRLLVIAAGLYVLGQVISAVHVIALALVAAILITALLQPTVARLHRHGVPQGFATVLTALCGFVLLGLVGWFVVWQVMNNFDDLSGRIEDGVDDIKRWLVESPFHITEKQIDSATDRIGKSISSRTGQLTDAGIQGFTLVVELIAGVLLTLFSTLFLLYDGARIWAWTLRLAPAAARPALHGAGPRAWHTLTAYVHGTAAIAFIDAACIGLGIYILGVPLALPLAVIIFAAAFVPLVGAVVSGALAVVVALVAEGVFKALLVLLIVLAVQQLEGHILQPFILGHAVRVHPLAVILSVAAGGFVAGIGGAVVAVPLVAVANTVVSYLAGHGDRPDARAAPGGPDGPGLPSGSHPANPG
- a CDS encoding GPP34 family phosphoprotein, producing the protein MSTAMDLLMITIDEAPDHPVEPERLALALAAAELIDLLGAGAVDLDGGRIVPGRGAVPSDRFL